One Pseudomonadota bacterium genomic window, GATGCCGTACGCCGAGGCCCGCCGCGAAGGACTGATCCAGTTCGTGCCCCCCGAGCTCCACGAGCGGTATCTCGGCGTGAACACCGCGTTGTGCCCGACCCGGTCGCGCTCGGCGCGCATCGCCTACACGCCCTTGTGCGGCACCGGCATGACGACGGTCCGCGAGGCGCTCGACAGGCTCGGCTTCGCGGTCTCGCTCGTGCCGGAGCAGGCGGTCTACGACGGCTCGTTCGCGAGCGTGCGGTATAGGATCGGCAACCCCGAGGTGCCCGAGTCGATGGACCGGCTCGCCGAGGTGGCGCGCGCCGAAGGATGCCACGTGGGGTTCGCGACCGATCCGGACGCGGATCGGCTCGGCATGATCGTGCCGGACGGGCGCGGCGGCTTCGAGCCGGTCGGCGGCAACAAGATCGGCGTGCTGATCCTCGAGTCGGTGCTCTCGATGCGGCGGCGCGCGGGGACGCTCCCGGCGCGGCCGATCTTCATCAACACGCTCGTCAGCTCCAGCCTGCAGCGGGAGATCGCGCGGCGCTACGGTTGCAAGATCGTGGGCGATCTCATGGTCGGATTCAAGTACATGGGCGACGTGCTCGGGCACCTCGAGAAGAGCGGGCGCTTCCCGCCCGGCGGCGCGGTGGCGGGGAAGGACTCGATCGAAGGAAGGCTCGAGGACTTCGTCTTCACGACCGAGGAGAGCCACGGCTACCTGCTCACGCCGCGGGTCCGCGACAAGGACGCCTGCGGCGCGGCGGTGCACCTCGCGGGGCTCGCGTCGGAGCTCGCCGACACCGGGCGCACGGCCCGCGGATACCTGCGCGACATCTACCGCGTGTACGGCTACCAGCGGAACGCGCTGCGCTCGCTCGTCATGGAGGGGATCGTCGGCCTCGAGCGGATCCGCCGCATCCAGGAGGTGCTGCGCGCTTCGCCGCCCGCGGAGATCGCCGGGCTCGCGGTGCGGCGCTTCGTCGACAACCACGTCGTCGGTGGACCGCTCGTGAGCGGCACCGACGCGGCGAACCGCAACGTCCTCCTGTTCGAGCTCGAGGGCGGGGAGGGCCGGGCGGTCCGGCTCGTCGTGCGGCCGTCCGGGACCGAGCCCAAGACGAAGATCTACGTCGAGGTCCCGTCGCGCAGGAGCCTCGGCGGGGTGCTCGCGGACGCGTCGCCTGAGGTGCTCGCGAGGTACTCCGACGCCGAGCTCGACCGCGACATGGACGAGGCCGACGCCGAGGCGGCGCGCATCGGCGACGCGTTCATCCGCTTCTGCCTCGGGAAGGAAGTGCTCGGTGACGCCTACCCGGCGATCCCGGACACGGCGCTCATGGTCTCGGATCTCGTCCCGGTCGATCACAAGATCCGCGTCGCGGTCGAGATCCTGCCGGAGCTCGGCCGGCGGGCCG contains:
- a CDS encoding phospho-sugar mutase; its protein translation is MKEGFDRIGARPEIVASALASLETWLADPRLQGYRPYIEKLATDGAHAELLDSFWRMMPFGTGGRRGPVGVGPNRINPFTICLSVQGHCEYLRAVGTADQSVVVAYDVRTFYDLRGRYGGVHGALERLSSRDLARMSAEVYAANGVRAIVGGPLADEGDAPATSSFVSTPELSFLIRELGASGGLNVSASHNHPDDNGGKFYNRDGGQEVPPHDELLLNAVEAVVDVRTMPYAEARREGLIQFVPPELHERYLGVNTALCPTRSRSARIAYTPLCGTGMTTVREALDRLGFAVSLVPEQAVYDGSFASVRYRIGNPEVPESMDRLAEVARAEGCHVGFATDPDADRLGMIVPDGRGGFEPVGGNKIGVLILESVLSMRRRAGTLPARPIFINTLVSSSLQREIARRYGCKIVGDLMVGFKYMGDVLGHLEKSGRFPPGGAVAGKDSIEGRLEDFVFTTEESHGYLLTPRVRDKDACGAAVHLAGLASELADTGRTARGYLRDIYRVYGYQRNALRSLVMEGIVGLERIRRIQEVLRASPPAEIAGLAVRRFVDNHVVGGPLVSGTDAANRNVLLFELEGGEGRAVRLVVRPSGTEPKTKIYVEVPSRRSLGGVLADASPEVLARYSDAELDRDMDEADAEAARIGDAFIRFCLGKEVLGDAYPAIPDTALMVSDLVPVDHKIRVAVEILPELGRRAVAGADAAAIGAWLDERLAPLGKDARGLVRKAALGWIGAEESASRLDASAAQVLRLLFD